The proteins below are encoded in one region of Tessaracoccus aquimaris:
- the resB gene encoding cytochrome c biogenesis protein ResB: MSARGNPVVEFVRWAWGQLTSMRTALALLFLLALATIPGSMIPQSTVSPISVLDFQREHPTLNKILEPLGMYHVYTSPAFSAVYLLLFVSLIGCILPRISKYLRAVRKPPPKLPARIDRLPVAASGAVTHEVETSLDDAEAFLRGKRYRTRRTDDGISAERGYLREAGNLVFHTSLVFVLIGLAWSNLFGFHGSAVVVEGRGFSNVITQYDDFTAGTLLDTDHLEPFSIDVDRFTAEFEMGEVQRGAARRFDADVTVSDSSGEHKELLTVNEPVMTAGGSQVNLLGHGYAPSFTVKDGNGDIAFSGPVVFLPQDGNFASIGVVKVPDARPERLAFEAFFYPTAMLSAQGPQSIFPDALNPEVYLNAWFGDPQEETGIPESIYTLKTDGLKPVPGDDGERLRAALPVGGGMTLPDGLGSITFDGWQRWVKLQVSETPGNMMTLISIALGVAGLCVSLFVRPRRLFVRITDGVATVGGLDRTDAASGLEEEVAGLLAAATAQQSDESPTTSEEQTA, translated from the coding sequence TTCGTCCGGTGGGCATGGGGCCAGTTGACGAGCATGCGCACCGCGCTGGCGCTGCTGTTCCTCCTCGCGCTCGCCACCATCCCCGGATCGATGATCCCGCAGAGCACCGTCTCGCCGATCTCGGTGCTCGACTTCCAGCGCGAGCACCCCACCCTCAACAAGATCCTCGAACCGCTCGGCATGTACCACGTGTACACCTCGCCCGCGTTCTCGGCGGTCTACCTGCTGCTGTTCGTCTCGCTGATCGGCTGCATCCTGCCGCGCATCAGCAAGTACCTGCGCGCGGTTCGCAAGCCCCCGCCGAAGCTGCCTGCCCGCATCGACCGGCTCCCCGTGGCCGCCTCCGGCGCCGTGACCCACGAGGTCGAGACGAGCCTCGACGACGCGGAGGCGTTCCTGCGGGGCAAGCGCTACCGGACCCGCCGCACCGACGACGGGATCAGCGCGGAGCGCGGCTATCTGCGCGAGGCGGGCAACCTGGTGTTCCACACCTCGCTGGTGTTCGTCCTGATCGGCCTCGCCTGGTCGAACCTGTTCGGCTTCCACGGCAGCGCCGTCGTCGTCGAGGGCCGCGGCTTCTCCAATGTCATCACGCAGTACGACGACTTCACGGCGGGCACGCTGCTCGACACCGACCACCTGGAGCCGTTCTCCATCGACGTCGACCGCTTCACCGCGGAGTTCGAGATGGGGGAGGTGCAGCGCGGCGCCGCGCGGCGCTTCGACGCGGACGTCACCGTCAGCGACTCCTCGGGCGAACACAAGGAGTTGTTGACCGTCAACGAACCGGTCATGACGGCGGGCGGTTCGCAGGTCAACCTGCTCGGCCACGGCTACGCCCCGTCCTTCACCGTCAAGGACGGCAACGGCGACATCGCGTTCAGCGGCCCGGTGGTGTTCCTGCCCCAGGACGGCAACTTCGCCTCGATCGGCGTGGTCAAGGTCCCGGACGCGCGCCCTGAGAGGCTCGCGTTCGAGGCGTTCTTCTATCCCACCGCGATGCTGAGCGCGCAGGGACCGCAGTCGATCTTCCCCGACGCGCTGAACCCCGAGGTCTACCTCAACGCGTGGTTCGGCGACCCGCAGGAGGAGACGGGCATCCCCGAATCCATCTACACCCTCAAGACCGACGGCCTGAAGCCGGTGCCGGGAGACGACGGCGAGCGGTTGCGCGCCGCGCTCCCAGTCGGGGGCGGCATGACGCTGCCGGACGGGCTCGGGTCGATCACCTTCGACGGCTGGCAACGCTGGGTCAAACTGCAGGTCAGCGAGACCCCCGGCAACATGATGACGCTGATCTCCATCGCGCTCGGCGTGGCGGGCCTCTGCGTCAGCCTGTTCGTCCGCCCCCGTCGCCTCTTCGTGCGGATCACAGACGGGGTGGCTACAGTGGGCGGACTCGACCGCACGGACGCCGCCTCCGGGCTGGAAGAGGAGGTGGCCGGTTTACTGGCCGCCGCCACCGCGCAACAATCGGATGAGAGTCCGACCACATCCGAGGAGCAGACCGCATGA